The genome window AAGCGCAGACCGCCCTTGAACGGGCCAAGAGCCGAGTTGTACTGAACCCTATAACCCCGGTTAACCTGAACCTGTCCTGTGTCGTCCATCCATTGTACGCGGAAGGAGACGCAGCGTTCCGGCTCCACAATCCGCTCAAGGATTTTCATTTTTGCGTATTCAGTTTGCTTGTCCAGGATGGGCTGCAGACTTTGCAACACCTCTTGTACAGCCTGCAAAAAAACAGGTTCATGGGGATAGGTTTCTTTAAGGTTATTTAACACTCGTTCAACATAAGGCATGTTGCTCTCCTGATAGGGGGGATAAGGATTGCACGAAAAAATTTCCGCATAACATTGATTCAAGCAGGTTTTTTTTAGACAAGATGATGCAGTTTGACAAGAATTTAAAAAAATACGTAATCCGATATGGGGGATGTGACGTTTGCGACAAAAAGCCCCGGTCGGCTTGAGAGGCTGACCGGGGCTGAATGACGGGAATGGGAAAATTTATGGCATCAGCCAGCAAAAGGTTCTTGTGGCGCCTCCAGCGCAGCGTGTAACGCTTCGTCCAGTGTCGGGTGCGCAAACATGAAGGCATTGAGCGCAGAGCCGTGGTATTGGCCTATGAGCAGCAACTGCGCCGCTGTGACAAGGTGCGAAACCCCGTGCCCCAGAGCTGCAATGCCGACAATGCTGTCGTTCTGCCACACAATTTTGATAAAGCCGGACGCGTCGCCCCCGGCCTGGGCAATGGCGTTACCCATGAGTTGCGCCTTGGAAACAGCCACCGGGCCGCTCTGGGCCTGGGCCTGCCTGGCGGTAATGCCCACACGCATGATTTCCAGGCTGCCGTAAACGCAGGAAGGCACCGGCCCGGAAGCGTAAGGGCCGCTTTGCGCCCCAATAATGCGCCGCGCCACATACGCGCCCTGATGCTCCGCAGCATGCGCCAACAGGGTTTGTCCGTTAATGTCGCCAATGGCGTAAACGTTTGGGGCAGCCATAAGGTGCTCGTCAACAGTGATGAACCCGCGCGCCTGAAGCGTGCATCCGGCTTTTTCCGCTCCAAGATTATCAGTGTTGGGCGTTCTGCCTACAGCCACAAGAGCCTTGGCGGCGGTCAGTTCCCTGCCGTCCTCAAGTACGAGCACAGCCGCGCCCTCGCGCGTTGTCAGCGATGCAGCCTTAACGCCTGTGATGCAGGTTATGCCGGTTTTGCCAAGGAGCTTTGCCATTTCCTGACCAAGATCGGCATCTTCCGTTGGGGCAAGGTGGGGTGCGGCTTCTACAATGGTGACCTTGCTGCCCATTGCGTTGAAAAAGTCGGCCATTTCAAGGCCGATGGCCCCCGCGCCCACAACAATCAGGCTTTCCGGCACAGCGGGCACGCGCAGCATGTCCGTGCTGTCCAGAACGGCATCATGGTCGGGCGTCATGCCAGGGAATGCAGCGGATCGGGAACCGCCAGCAAGGATTATGTGTTCTGCCCGCAGATTCAGCACCGTGCCGTCTGCGGCTGTCACCAAAACCTCCGAGGGGCTGGTGCAGGCGGCGCGGCCTTCAATAAGCGTTACGCCAAGCTGCTCCAATCCCTTGCTCAAGGTCTGGGACGAGGCTTTGACAAAACGCTGAATGCGTTTTTGCAGAGCATCGTAATCCACCTCAATGCTGCCCTTGGCTACGCGTTGGCGCTCAAGACCACGCAGCAATCCCGCAGGAGCGGTTGCGCCCAGCAGCAGCTTGGTAGGGATGCAGCCGCAGTTAAGGCATACGCCGCCCATATGGGTGCTTTCCACCAGCGCCACGGATTTCCCGCCACGGGCAAGTATACCTGCGGCCTTGGCTCCGCCAGGCCCGCCGCCGATAATGACAACATCAAACGTATTCATGCGCTTCTCCGGATATTGGCAGTTGGGCATGTGTCACACGCACGGTTAATCACTGCGTGGCTGTCATGGCCCCACTGAAGGCTGCTGTTGTAGGGAAAGGCCGCTGGCTCCGCGCTAGGCGCAGTAGAACTCGGCTTGTGGCTGAGCATAGTACGGTGTCTTGAACACATTGTCACCATGCGCGCTCTGGCGGCGGCGATAGACTGCATATTCTGTGTATCGAGGTGGCGCTGTGCTTTTGCCGGGGCATCCAAAAAATATTTTTTATAATCACGCATTTAATTAAAATCGTGATAATTTAATCGCATGAAATAACAGAATATTAATATTTATCAATGTAACGCTGCGAGTGGTTGGCTATTTTACTGCAAAGCCTGTAGTCTTGCTCCATACAAAGCGGAGGTTGTCCTCCCCCCGATTATTGAAGTCACTCCGCAAACTGAAGGAGAATCATATGGAAACCAGCGCAAGAAACGTTTTTTCCGGAAAAGTTGTTGCCGTTAACTCCGGCGCAGTCAATGATGAAGTGGAATTGTCCGTTGAAGGCGGGATCAGCATTGTTGCTTCCATTACCAAGGTGAGCACCAAGAATCTTGGCCTTAAGCCCGGCACCAGCGCAATGGCTCTCATCAAGGCCAGCTTTGTGCTGCTGATGAATGATGCAGAAAACTACCTGCTCTCTACTCGCAACCAGTTTGCCGGTACCGTGAGCAAGGTCACCCCCGGCGCGGTCAATGCCGAGGTTATCGTTGAACTGCCCGGCGGCGCTTCCATCGCCTCCATTGTGACCATGGGCAGCATCAAGAACCTTGGCCTGGAACCCGGCAAAAAGGTTACCGCCATTGTTAAGGCCTCGCAGGTTATTCTTGCTGTAGCCAAATAGATCGATTCATCGAGTTTAGGTTAGGGCCATTCTCACTGGCCTTGACCGGTAGCGGCTCTGCTGTTTGCAATAAACGGCAGAGCCGAATTTTTTGCTCTGTCCTGCGTATATAATGCGTATATAACATACTGAAAAGTTATTATTTTTGAACACCTGCCGCGCCTGACCCAAAAAAATTTGACCTGACCATATAGCCTGCGGCCTCGCCTTCTGATATTTGAGGCGGCGCGGGTGGCTTGCGCCGCGCCTCGGCAAAGGGCAGACCCCCTGTAATACTCGTACTACTGGAATTTTATGAACAAAAAACTCGTGCGCGATTCATTTGTGGTTGGGGCGGCCTTGTTCGCCATGCTTTTTGGCGCGGGGAATGTGGTTTTTCCCCCCTACATTGGCCTGACGGCGGGATCGCAGTGGTTCACGGGTTTTTTGTGCTATTACGCGGCAGATGTGGGCCTTGCCCTGCTGACCATTTACGCCATGCTGGCTTCTTCTTGCATTGACAGAAAGGAAGGGCTTTTTTACAGGCTTGGCGGAACCCCGGCTATGCTCATGATGTTGGCAATCATTATGTGCATTGGGCCGTTGCTGGCCATTCCACGTACCGGGGCTACCGCCTTTGCCATTTCTTTTGCGCCGCTTGGCTACTCGTCAAAGGGGTTCAGCCTTGCCAAGGTTCTCTATTCAGCGGCTTTTTTTGGCATTTCTACCTTACTGGCGTATCGCGAATCAAATATGGTGGACGCCATTGCCCGCTACCTTTCACCCATCAAGATCGGCGGTTTTATCCTGATTGTATGCGCCGCCGTAGCCTGGCCGCTGGGAGAAATCGACGCCAACGTGCATGACGCCAAGGTTGCGTGGAACAGCATTCTCGCCGGATATCAGACTCTGGATGTCATGGCCGCGTTGGTTTACGGTTTTATTATCGTGAATACGCTCAAGGCCAAGGGCTATACCTCAGGCAGTCAGAAGGCGCTTTCCGTTGGCCTGTCCAGCCTTGTGGCAGGGGTGCTGTTGTTCATAATCTACGGCGGGCTGTGCTATCTTGGTGCGGCAGGTTCCGGCCTGTATCCGGCTGATACGGAAAAAGGCGCGCTGGTATCCAGCCTTGTGGGCGGGCTTTTTGGGCGTGCCAGCAATTGGCTGCTGGCTGTAGTGATAAGTGTTTCCTGCATGGCAACGGCTGTGGGGCTGATAGGCACCACGGGCACCTTTATTTCGCAGTTCAGCAAGGGGCGCTTCAGTTACAGGGCTGTGGTCATCACCACTGGTTTGTTCAGCATGGTGGCCTCAAACGTGGGGCTGGACAGCATCATTTCGCTTGCGGCGCCAGTGCTGATTTTTCTGTACCCAGGCACTTTGACTGTTATCGTGCTTTCACTGTTTGATAAGTACATCAAGAACGACAACATCTTCCGTTTTGCTACGGTTGGCGCTTTGCTGAGCAGCGGCCTGAGCGTGC of uncultured Desulfovibrio sp. contains these proteins:
- a CDS encoding NAD(P)/FAD-dependent oxidoreductase, with the protein product MNTFDVVIIGGGPGGAKAAGILARGGKSVALVESTHMGGVCLNCGCIPTKLLLGATAPAGLLRGLERQRVAKGSIEVDYDALQKRIQRFVKASSQTLSKGLEQLGVTLIEGRAACTSPSEVLVTAADGTVLNLRAEHIILAGGSRSAAFPGMTPDHDAVLDSTDMLRVPAVPESLIVVGAGAIGLEMADFFNAMGSKVTIVEAAPHLAPTEDADLGQEMAKLLGKTGITCITGVKAASLTTREGAAVLVLEDGRELTAAKALVAVGRTPNTDNLGAEKAGCTLQARGFITVDEHLMAAPNVYAIGDINGQTLLAHAAEHQGAYVARRIIGAQSGPYASGPVPSCVYGSLEIMRVGITARQAQAQSGPVAVSKAQLMGNAIAQAGGDASGFIKIVWQNDSIVGIAALGHGVSHLVTAAQLLLIGQYHGSALNAFMFAHPTLDEALHAALEAPQEPFAG
- a CDS encoding molybdopterin-binding protein — protein: METSARNVFSGKVVAVNSGAVNDEVELSVEGGISIVASITKVSTKNLGLKPGTSAMALIKASFVLLMNDAENYLLSTRNQFAGTVSKVTPGAVNAEVIVELPGGASIASIVTMGSIKNLGLEPGKKVTAIVKASQVILAVAK
- the brnQ gene encoding branched-chain amino acid transport system II carrier protein, translating into MNKKLVRDSFVVGAALFAMLFGAGNVVFPPYIGLTAGSQWFTGFLCYYAADVGLALLTIYAMLASSCIDRKEGLFYRLGGTPAMLMMLAIIMCIGPLLAIPRTGATAFAISFAPLGYSSKGFSLAKVLYSAAFFGISTLLAYRESNMVDAIARYLSPIKIGGFILIVCAAVAWPLGEIDANVHDAKVAWNSILAGYQTLDVMAALVYGFIIVNTLKAKGYTSGSQKALSVGLSSLVAGVLLFIIYGGLCYLGAAGSGLYPADTEKGALVSSLVGGLFGRASNWLLAVVISVSCMATAVGLIGTTGTFISQFSKGRFSYRAVVITTGLFSMVASNVGLDSIISLAAPVLIFLYPGTLTVIVLSLFDKYIKNDNIFRFATVGALLSSGLSVLEDFGLPIKLTALLPFESVGLGWILPALIFGIAGFFVRQGKGRA